The Elaeis guineensis isolate ETL-2024a chromosome 5, EG11, whole genome shotgun sequence DNA segment TGAAGCTAACCAAGGTAATGTGAATCACAAAAAGAAGAAGTTGGATCCTTTTCTTTCATTCCTTGGATTCCTTTTAATCTCCATTTATTTAGTTAAAACTATGCCGGAAATATGACCAAGCCTTCTCCCTTGTTTCGTTTGTTGGTGCCCACAATTGGGGGAATTAACAAATATAGCATTAAAAACCTcttgaagatgaagaaaaagaaaatacctgTAATTCTTGTGGAGGGATTGAATGTCAACATTCTTTCCACAAGATCAATTGCAGCTGGATTGACATGGGAAAATAGGCTTACAAATGGCTGACGAGGATACTGGGGAAGATGCCTCATATACCTTCTTGCATCTTCACTCCGTAGAAATCCAAGCTCCGCTTCAGTGGGTGTGCCAATGCACTAAAAGAATAAAAGATGTGTCATAAGCATCATCACTAGAAAGAAGTACTTGAACTGTCAAATTATTAACTCCTTTTTATCTTAATACGTTTTTCAAATTCATGAACTCACACTAGCTGGTATTAATCTTACCTCTGTAATTAAACGCATTTGATGCATGTGGTCTCGTCCAGGAAACAGTGGTCTCCTATTCATTAGCTCCATAAAAATGCAGCCTACAGACCATATATCAATGGAAGCGGTATAGTCGGTTGAATTCAGCAGCAATTCTGGTGCTCTGTACCACCTTGTAACTACGTACTCGGTCATGTTTTCATTTTCTGATGTAGGACGTGCAAGACCGAAATCACATATCTTTAGATCGCAGTTTGCATTGAGAAGAAGATTGCTGGGCTTCAGATCTCGATGAATAACATTTGCTGAATGTATGTATTTCAAACCACGAAGGATCTGATACAGAAAGTACTGAATGATTGGCCAGTAGGAAGCCATTCATCAGTTGCCAGGAAATTAGACTTGCAAATGAAACTGGTTTTCTGGGTATAAAATGGAGCAGCATGGACCAGAACCACTACCTGACAATGTTCCTCTGATAAATCTTGATTGGAGCGAATTATATGATGGAGGTCCGTGTCCATAAGCTCAGTTGCAACATACACATCATTAAATGCCTGGGGGATGGGTGGTGGGATTACATCTCGTATTCCTATGACCTGCATCACATAAACAGCATTTAACCAAGATAAGGATCGAGTAAAAGTGGTAtgaatatttcaaatttaaaataaaattgaaaaaaaaaatacttaagtGGTGCAAGCTCAGAAAAAAAAGGATCCTTTAATCTATTATTAAAAATTCTGCTGATTTCAGCAGGTCTTAAAATTCTACAAAAAGAGTCATGATTTAGGTGTTTTTTTCTAACTGAATCTAAACCATAACATGAAGcttttaattagcttctcaaattGCATGTGTCTAAAGAATCTTGGAACGAAAAATGATATAGTTGTAcccatctgaaaatttttaatccaaatatCGAGTTTTGAGTATCTGCTAAACTGATAGAGCACATAGTTGCTAATTTTAGCTAGTATGTATAAAGGTTGCCAGCATCTTGATATGACTgtcatttaaatttatatttccagTACCTCGAACAGAAAATGAAATTGCTCAAGTTCTTAATATTAGAAACTGTTCGATTATTTGCCTAAACAACCTTAGCGTGATATGATGGAAGGTTAACTAGCACACACCTCTTAGAAGAAGTATCCAGAGAATTTTTACTGAATATTAAGAAAGATGATCACACAGAAGCTACTCCTTCATGTTGTGCGTTAGGCAATGAAAACAAAACTAGTTACAAAACAAATGAATCTAGCTCGCAGCATACTAGATGTCCATGCAGTAACAGTCAAATGAAATCCTGGGCAAGCCAAAAGCTAAATCCAGATTAAACAGCCATCAGATTTAGTTCTCAAATATTATTGTCATGAGAGGACAAAGTACTCAATTTCACCGTATCCCCATAGGTAAGCCCACAAATTTCAAGTAGCTGGTTTCAATGATGTGACTTAAGCAGGAGACAGGTCAAGTCTAAGAAACTCCAACATGCCAACCATTTTTCTGAGTTTAATTAGGCTATCCTGATTGTCATTGAAATGCCAAAAATTTTATCTTAGAGTACTCTAATTAAACAACTTCACATATCTAATTAACTACTGCCATAGTCAAAATACACTAGTAGCAGGAGTTGATGATAGCCAGACAACATAAAAGCTTACATAGATACTCATATTATTAGTCTCACAATGAAGGCCACGATATATAATTTGAGGGGGCGTTTGGTTCGTAACCGGAATCAGAATGAGAATAAAAAtcagaatggcttggaatcggaattggaatagTCAAATCGTCCGAAGCATTTGATTCTTAAACGGAATCAGAATCGAattagaatgaaaaattgaatccatagagaagaataggattgagttctatatagattgatccaTTCTCATTCCACTCcagaatcaaaatcggaatggaactcctcccaacaaacgattggaatgggagtcacccattccgattccaaACCCCCACTCTCCCCAACCAAATACCTCCTGATTGCTACAGGATCTTGCACTCAAGAAACAAATATGACAAACAAGATAGGTTCAGAATTTAGGTTTTATCACTTTTTCTCTCGATAGGTTATATTTAGTAAATCATTGAACATATGCGTTGTCCATGATGTCAGATTCCCTTTTTTCCTTTGTCTCACTTGAAAGGAAGTTCGTGATGTCAGATTCTTCCTGCAGTACCATAAATCACCCTACTATAAACACATACAGAGAACAATCAGATAAGCTATCATATAATAAATTCAATACCAAAGACTGGAGATTAAGCATCAAAAAAAACGACCATCAGATTGATTTTCTAAGGGGAGAGAAAAGATTGAGATAGAAATATCCTCAAGCACCAGAACCATATTCAGAACACAGAAACAAGATTGAAGTTTTGAGCAATATGGTCTATAAAAGGCCacaaaaatttaaccaaaaaagaaggaaaaacagAAAATTTGTGCTTTAGGAACACTGTAGTATACTTGGGGAAACAATCCGCATGACAAAGTTCCTTACAAATAACTATATGCTGATGGAATTGGCAATCAAGGAAGGCAAAACCAGTGATTATGTAAAACTAAAAGATCTAGAAAAAGTGGCTGCAGCGATCACGTACGTTCTCATGGTCCAAATGTCTCAGGAGCTTGATTTCCCTCAGAGTCCGCTTTGCATCCATGTGATTATCAAATGCGTTGGCGATCTTCTTGATTGCAACCATCTCTCCTGTCTCCGAATTCATCACCGAACTACAAAACAAACCcccagaaaaaaaaattcaaagtcaACACGCGGTGAAACGATCCAAATTGGAACAGCATCAAAAGCTATTTGGCTTCATAATAACCAACTCTAGTTCATCAGCTATCAATTGCTTTCCAATTATAATTCTTGCGTTGATAAAACTAAAACAGATAAGAatgcacaagaaaaaaaaatgaaagacagGGGTACCAAACGATCCCATATGCGCCCCTTCCAATGGGCATGATGGGAGGCTGATACTTGGCAGTTATCTCGAACAAATTGTTGAATATGTTGTACTGAAGATATCGGCCTCCGTGCGTCGCTACCACCGGGAACTCGGTCGTCGGAGCTCCGTCCATCTCTCAAGATCCCTTTTTTTGGGAAGAGATAAAGAAAACAAAAACTTGCCGGATTTTATGCTGCGAGCTTGTGATCCGCTTCACGGAAGTGGAAATGGGAGGGGTATTTAAGGGGGATATCTGACTTTCTGTTTTTATTTTTTCCCGGAAGGCTCCGTGAAGGATAGGGGAAGCCCGCCCGCCTGGGGAAGTCGTTGGGAGGGGGACTCGGACGGCTGAGATCGCCGCCGCCCCTGGATCAGCGGCAAGAAACCCCTCCCCTTTTGAGACTGACTTGTTTGAATGCCTCCGCGTATTCAATGAGAGATTATTGCCTACATAGCGTGCACCAGAAGTACTCACTCAGCCAATCATGACCGTTGGTTTCTGTGGGTCCCATCTTCAAACGGTTATGATTGGCTGCGTGCTGTCCCGTTGGTTCATGAAGTGCAGGCCATAATTCCTCGCATTGAATGGAGACGATAATTGATTGCTATCTACTTCCCTGGTGCTCGCTTTCCGTCTCGAGTAAAATAACGGATAATTTAGATTTATACATTTTTAATAATATTGTTtttcttattaaaaaaatttggcgaCCGGAATGGTTTGGCCCAGAGATAACCCCACTCGCATGGAGAAGAAATTTAGGCCGACGTGGAATGGCAGGTGAGAGCGTGTCAGCGGCAAGGAAGTATAAAATCTACGCTATGTAAAAATAATACCATTATAAATATGTATTTCTTGCTTCATATTGATGTAGAGTAGTTGGCTTCAAGAGAAGTATAAGGTTATGAGACAAGAAAGTAGATATTTAAGCGAAGAAGGGAGTGTAAAAATTGAAATGTGAAATCCATTGTGAAAAGCAAAATCCAACACAGAATCTACATGGGATCAGACATACGAGCATCAAATCTTATGTTgtgctcaaatttttatcatcatgGTGATTGATTGAGAGATGCTTTGCGGGTTCCAATGGGTTGAGCACCTAAAATGCAAGGCTTCCACAAAACAAATACTTTTATTGGGTGAAGTAAATTACCTgaattaatttgatatttttgttGTCACGGCTCATGGGCGCTGAGAGTATCCAAAATCTAGGTCAGGTTAGATTCACCACAAGATTGCACTAGCGGCCGATGATTATTTCGGCTTAGCAATTTATAGGCTGTGGCCTGCTCCTAGGTCATGATTGGTAGGTAAAACAGAGTCTCGAGGCAAGGTATAAAGAATAAGAATGCTTCAAGCCAATCTCTGACAATTCCGGCTCCTAACCTATTATACCCAATTTAAATGATTGGACTATGATCATGTCGAAATCAAATGCATGTTAACTTGATGAGAGATAGATGGAGAGGACTAAGAGCTAGTTTTGCCCAAATATGGTGCGGCCAATACTTGTAGAAATTGAGGCTGGAGTCCATTAGAAACTAATATTTGGCGGGAAGGTTAGCATCAAAAGAATGGCATTTTCTTTATCTCTAATCTATGAGAAGCATCATTGATTTGATGCATCTTGAAATGCTGGCtcaattgatttaattaagatttcatCGTCTGTACGATCTGATTAAAAATAGTCAAAATTTGATCGAACTTGAGAAAATCTGACAAACAGGTCAGATCAGTTGGCCCGATCTAgtttgatcttttttttaattcaaaattgagCTCAGACTTTTGAGTTTTCATGCAAGGTGGAACTCTAAGCGGCtctcatgagatttttttttttttttcttgtggagTTTATCAATTCATGTGCTTCTTCTCCGACTGAAATCCTGAGCATTTCTTCCTTGTTCCTTCTATTCTTTGGTCTCTAATGGCCCTCCCTTGTTGATTGTCTTCTCTTCAACAACCAACAATGATGGGGTATGAATGCAAGTGGATGTGAggctaaataatatatttttttttcttgtttttttttccttctcccttcttcatCTTTCATGGCCTTTTCGCTGTGGCTTGCCaagcccctctctcttccttacaGCCCCTTAGAAAGAGGAGGCATCATCTCCATGGATATCCAAGTGGTTTAGCCTCAAAAAGATTTCTCACTCACATACATCATCCTATCATCTCACTCCACTTGATGAGGAATTGATGTTCTCTCTTATGAATGTCgattgctcattagagaatgtcaATGTGagtttcaaaattatatttttcttctcatctttGCATTGCCAATTATCATTTCGGCCAGTGATCAATTAGAAaatatattgaattttttttatttttttctgattttttttaattaaaaaataataaataataatataatgatgATATCTTGCCGGCGCCATGGATCCGATGGATTCAATCAATTAAATTGGACATCTTGCTAGTTCGCTATACGTGAACTTTTGAAAATATTGGTCCCGCGGAGCACGCTGATCGCGGGATAGAGTACACAACATCTAATACTGCATTTTGTCCGCTGGCCACGCCGTTGACGGCAAAATACAACACGGTTTCCACATTCCGTATTGCACTTGCCGTGGGGTCTGACCGAAACCGGGAGCCAGTGGACCCAGTCCTCGACGCGTTAGCAACTAGTCTCCAACCATGACTATTTTTTTAGGTACAAAACAAGGAAAACAAATTTTTTAAGCATGGGCTTCTTGATCAGAATATTACATAGGTTTTGTTGCAGATTTATAACTTTGTTGAAGGTTTCTTATGGTCTTGTGCCGGAAATGTGCTTGAAGGACAGAAGTTGACGTGATTGTGTTTAAACTTTATGTGACCATAAATGATGATCCAAGTGCTTGCTTttggaaataattttaactttctaTGTGGGAAGAATTACTCTTTTTTAGAAATAAAACTGATAATTTTGTAGGCCTAATTCTGGACGACATTTATAGTGCAAGAATATATAAAAACCCTAATTTATAATCTCcattaaatattttatcatcattaatatatatatatagtaaataTTTATGCTTGATTAATGAGTTAGAATAAAcaacataggagtccggacatttCCTTCTAAATCATATATAACTTTATAATTTgacatatattaatatattatgagTTTTAGGAGATATGTTCCATTGTTCATTTTCTCTTAACGTTGTCACTGATATATTTTGTTGAAAGAGGGTTTTAATTGGTAGACAAATATATTttggtgaaaaaattatttagatctttcaaaatgttaattacattttttttttgaaaataaaaattatcctgTTATATCTTACTGTGACATGCTAATATATCAATTTTTGAAAGCAATATTGGAtaaatattgataaattttaatttgtaaaaaaaaaaaaaaaaaaaaggagaaaatggGGCCGATGTAAATCATAAATTATCACAGCgtgacttttttttaaaaaaaataaatccattAGATACCTTTTTAGATGTTGAGCCTATATCATTTCGTGTCATAAATTAAATTCTCACAATATACTTCTTATTTTGGTAAAGGGTCTAGTCTACCATATGTTTCTTATTTTGCATAAATAGTGCGCATATCATGGAatgattaattaaaaatataccaTAACAATTTTTAAAATACCATACCTTTTAAAGGATGAGAGGGAGAGTAATGTACATTGGGGCTATGAAAATCATTTATTGTCATGTATGCTTTCTCTCATGATCATATGCTATGTAAGAATATTTATTCACGTCTTAGAAGTTTAGTAAAACAATATATTTTAGTTACAACAACCATACATGCAGTACACCCTagaagatatttttcaaactttagTATGACTCAGATTCATCTAGCAGTCCATATTATATAGTTCctaatgaaaatagtttcaagaaTCTGTCCTCAATTAATCAAATAGTTACAATGATAGCCTTCACATATTTAAATGATACTTCTGTCTTTCAGGGCAATAAATAAATGTAGCAATCAAGCTGGATTATTGGCCATAGCTCTCCAATCATTttgctgcaaaaaaaaaaaataaataaaataaaacagtGGGTAAATGTTGATAGCCTTGATGATCCTAAATTTGACGTTGACCGATTCATTAATTACAATCATTTGTATACAATGGGATGGCAGTGATTGCATGGGCCCTAACGAGTACAAGGGACGATACACTACATGGGACCATACAATTACGGCTTTCACGTTGTACATTGATGCTCATGATTAATCAACCAGCCTTCTCGTGCTTAATGGCAAATTAAAGAGGATTTGAACTTAATTGGTCGAGGACTACTAAAGCTTTGTGCCtttagtgcaagaaaaaaacatgTGAAGTGCGGGATACGAGGAAGTACCTATTATTTGCTATGGAAGTAGCTTTTAAAAGTGAACTCGAAAACTTGTTAATTGCTTATCCAAACTAGACCAAGCTTCAATTTTTCTCGGCCTCATCAATATTATAGACCAAACCCAAGCTTACATCAAGCTTTAGTTAATCACGCCCAAACACATTGCACATATGGGAATTTAAGCCTCTTCCAAGATTAGCTTGGTGGCATAATAAGCCTATTCCTCCAAATTCTCTGAGCAATGGTTGAATAAAACATAAAAATACTCACAAATTGAGATAGCAGGAGATCATATTAATTCTCAAATCCAAATAGTTAAGACCATTTATCTAATATAGTTCGCTAATTGTTGATGGGAGACCACGTGCAACTTCGCATTCTTGGCCAGACAAAAAACCTCGTAGAGCAAGGATTGTTGGTCGGGTGGTTCATATACCAACAACAACAACGTAATAAAtgcatcaaatttcaaatttcggacCATACATTGCCGAAGCGTTTCGGTATCGGCGGCCGGCTGTTGGACCGGCCATTCATATCGAAACGGCCATATCGGGGTGCGATCACCGCGGCAAAGTTCCCCGTAACGGAAAATCCGTTCCTCGCCCGCTTCTTCTCGCCCGGAGCCGAATCCGGTCCGCCGCTTCTCCCCGCCCGGTGATTGCTTCTTTATTCCAACCAAGGCCGGAGAGCGAGCGAGGGATCAAAACCCTTATTCTCTGGTACTCCAGAAGCGATGGCTTCCACAGTCATCGCTCGAGCTCCATGGCTCCGAAGGAGATCCACCGGCGGCGAGGGCAGGATAAAACCTAACAAAACCCCCTCGATGATCGCCATTAGGTGGCGGCGGAGGGCCTTCGCGATGGCCTCCGTCCAAGAAGGAGACACCGGCAACGGCGGCGACAACAATATCGGAGCTCTCGAGTTGAATACCGCCTTCGATGATCTCCAGCCCGATATCCTTTCCAAGGACTCCCCTTCGCTGCCCAGTAAGCAAAAATATCTCATTTTTCGACCGATTCGACTgtggttcttttattttttttctttctttttcctttttttctccatTTGATGTCAAAATTTCCCCAATGGTGTTTGTTATAGAACCTCTCTCTATATCTGATGTCGCTGGTTCGGTTAATGGGTCTCGTCTTCGAGTTGCTTACCAGGTTCCGAGTTCttgcgctttttttttttttggcttcaaTCGTTATTCATTTCGTATTCCTGTTCTTCTTTGCATGGTTGGTATAGGTTTCTTGTTTTATTGAAATTTATCTATCTATTGCTCTCGTTTTGGTGGGGGTGTCTGTGGGTATGGTTTGGGCAATGGATTTGCTGTGATTTTAGGGTCTTCCGGGTGCATACAGTGAAGCTGCGGCGGCAAAGGCATACCCGAATTGCGAAGCCGTTCCATGCGAACTATTTGAAACTGCTTTCGAtgtgagtttttaatatttttgtttcttttttttgatactaTTTGTGTTAAGTTTTTAGTTTTGCTGTTATTACTTTGGCAGTGTTGAAATTTCTATATGATCTGAATCATGAGGCATTAGGGGAACCAAGTTATGGGATGGTAGTATGTGGATTGAAAGGAAAATCATGTTACTAATTTATCAGCCGCCTAGGTTTTTCTACACTGCAGAGAAATCAAACACTTGGAAGAAGATTTTTTTCACTAGAGAAACCCACCCTTTTCTGTTGTGATATCATCTGTTCTGTATATGTTGAGCATTCAAAAAAACTATCTGAGAGCTAAAAGCATGTAAGGTTGTACCATTTATTGATGAACATGTCAATTGAGAGATGTACACATTAGCTTGGTCTTACATGGATAGAGGCTTCAAACTGTAGGAATTGGCCTTCCTGTTTATAATGATTCTTAAGAACGAGTTTGCTATGGCAGAGGCGCACAAAACTTTCCGTTTCATATAACTTGCAGGCTAGAGAAGCCATGACCATAAACCGTAGCCATCAAgcatttttctttcaaatatcaAGGGTTAGTTTTTTGAACCCTTTGTTAAAAGGTATGCATTTTAAGTACTATAATATTGCTGCTGTAAGTTCTTTCGAATGTTTGCACAACTTCAATCAGTCTTCTTTAGTCCTTCCATTTCTTTTTTTATTGGATTGCTTGACAACCTCCAAGGATTCTTGTTGTACATCCCGCTATCATCCTGGCCCCTATTCCAAAATGTTGGTACTGGTGATGGAACTCCCAACTCCCAAGCTATGACATCCATCAGAAACTTATCATTTGCTAACAGGGTTAAGTCACCCTGTCAGGTTTTGATAGTATGCTTCGACTAATATTATTTTTGTCATCTTGCAGGCTGTTGAACGTTGGCTTGTTGATCGGGCAGTTCTACCCATTGAAAATTCATTAGGTGGTAGCATCCATCGCAACTACGACCTTTTACTTCGTCATAAATTGCATATCGTCGGGGAAGTAAAATATGCAGTTAGGCATTGCTTACTAGCCAACCCTGGTGTGAAAAAGGAAGATTTAAAAAGAGTTCTCAGCCACCCTCAAGTAAACATTGCCTTCATTTTCATTGTAGTCAAATTTGTTATAAAAGGGCATTAGGATTTCATGTGACTTGATACTAATTCAATTGAAATCTCAGGCTCTCGCACAGTGTGAGCATACGCTGACAAAGTTGGGAGTTGTCAGAGAAGCTGTCGATGATACTGCAGGAGCTGCAAAAGTAAGGCACTGATGCTAGCTTTGTTATCTAGTTTCGTCCTTTCTTTCTTAACAAATCTTAATTTTTCTGAGTAAAAATTACTATAATTCAAATAACATTTTCAAGATTTCATATGGTAAGCTTAAAAAATGATAAGGAAAATCTGAGACTAAAATTCTAACTGATCCAAGTTTTATTCTTTTTCTACTGTTGCTTTCCTTCATTTTGAAAATTTATGAAACATATTGTCTATCTAGTTTGTTGCTGTCCAAAAACTCCAAGATGCAGGGGCAGTTGCCAGTTCATTGGCTGCTGAAATTTATGGTTTGGATATTCTTGCACAAGATATCCAGGTACTTCTTTCATTCTCATCGATTGGATGCACATGGCTATCTGTGTACTTCAGTAAAATATTGTTCATTCTGTAGGATGACCCTGAAAATGTTACTCGATTTTTAATGCTAGCACGAGAACCAATTATTCCAGGTACCGACAAACCATTTAAGGTATGCTTAGCAACAGAAGTAGCTTTCTATTTTTGAAGATAACATCATTAACCTTTCATTATAGGGAAGCACAAACTTGAACTTATGTTTCAAGTTCTATATTATTCTGGTGCATAGCTTGTTTACTTCATCTGACTGATGACACTAGTATTCTGTCATTCTCAGACGAGCATAGTTTTCTCTCTAGAAGAAGGACCTGGTGTGCTTTTTAAGGCTCTTGCTGTTTTTGCCATGAGAGACATCAACCTCACAAAGGCATGTTGCAACATCTTGTACCACTGCATATGGTTTTGACATTAGTGCAGTATCGAGCATGTGGGCATGCTCTCTGATGTAATAAATACTTTTGTCTCCTCAGATTGAAAGTCGTCCTCGAAAGAAAAAGCCCTTACGCATGACTGAAGATGGCAGCAATGGGCCTCTAAAGTTATTACCACAACTGTTCTGTATTTTCATATTTCTTTGTGCATTTACGTATATCGACATATCCCAAAAAAGTTATAAAGGTTAAATATTCAAACGGTTGGATATTAACTTTGTCGAATATATTGTGCCCAGGTACTTTGACTATCTTTTCTATGTAGATTTTGAGGCATCAATGGCTGCGCCAAATGCTCAGAATGCCCTTAGGCACCTAAAGGTATTGTCTCCTAGAAGTCCCTGCAAGATATCTAGGAAACCCAAAGAGGATCATGACAGAGCCTTCTCCTGACAGGAATTTGCAACGTTCTTAAGAGTGCTGGGA contains these protein-coding regions:
- the LOC105044663 gene encoding arogenate dehydratase/prephenate dehydratase 2, chloroplastic isoform X2, whose translation is MASTVIARAPWLRRRSTGGEGRIKPNKTPSMIAIRWRRRAFAMASVQEGDTGNGGDNNIGALELNTAFDDLQPDILSKDSPSLPKPLSISDVAGSVNGSRLRVAYQGLPGAYSEAAAAKAYPNCEAVPCELFETAFDAVERWLVDRAVLPIENSLGGSIHRNYDLLLRHKLHIVGEVKYAVRHCLLANPGVKKEDLKRVLSHPQALAQCEHTLTKLGVVREAVDDTAGAAKFVAVQKLQDAGAVASSLAAEIYGLDILAQDIQDDPENVTRFLMLAREPIIPGTDKPFKTSIVFSLEEGPGVLFKALAVFAMRDINLTKIESRPRKKKPLRMTEDGSNGPLKYFDYLFYVDFEASMAAPNAQNALRHLKEFATFLRVLGSYPMDTSDA
- the LOC105044663 gene encoding arogenate dehydratase/prephenate dehydratase 2, chloroplastic isoform X1; this encodes MASTVIARAPWLRRRSTGGEGRIKPNKTPSMIAIRWRRRAFAMASVQEGDTGNGGDNNIGALELNTAFDDLQPDILSKDSPSLPKPLSISDVAGSVNGSRLRVAYQGLPGAYSEAAAAKAYPNCEAVPCELFETAFDAVERWLVDRAVLPIENSLGGSIHRNYDLLLRHKLHIVGEVKYAVRHCLLANPGVKKEDLKRVLSHPQALAQCEHTLTKLGVVREAVDDTAGAAKFVAVQKLQDAGAVASSLAAEIYGLDILAQDIQDDPENVTRFLMLAREPIIPGTDKPFKTSIVFSLEEGPGVLFKALAVFAMRDINLTKIESRPRKKKPLRMTEDGSNGPLKLLPQLFCIFIFLCAFTYIDISQKSYKDFEASMAAPNAQNALRHLKEFATFLRVLGSYPMDTSDA
- the LOC105044664 gene encoding mitogen-activated protein kinase 5 translates to MDGAPTTEFPVVATHGGRYLQYNIFNNLFEITAKYQPPIMPIGRGAYGIVCSVMNSETGEMVAIKKIANAFDNHMDAKRTLREIKLLRHLDHENVIGIRDVIPPPIPQAFNDVYVATELMDTDLHHIIRSNQDLSEEHCQYFLYQILRGLKYIHSANVIHRDLKPSNLLLNANCDLKICDFGLARPTSENENMTEYVVTRWYRAPELLLNSTDYTASIDIWSVGCIFMELMNRRPLFPGRDHMHQMRLITECIGTPTEAELGFLRSEDARRYMRHLPQYPRQPFVSLFSHVNPAAIDLVERMLTFNPSTRITVEEALAHPYLERLHDIADEPVCMEPFSFDFEQHALSEEQMKELIYQEALAFNPESGY